One genomic segment of Centroberyx gerrardi isolate f3 chromosome 4, fCenGer3.hap1.cur.20231027, whole genome shotgun sequence includes these proteins:
- the fbxo31 gene encoding F-box only protein 31, with protein MAVCARLCGVGQSRRCRRRQRQNQEDQGSDSDMDEEEEERIVGQKQADVGGAGPGSTVATAGPSDASPEYGSANANKLGFLDRANTGPPNPQSLLDLPPELLVEIFSLLPGTALPNVALVCKKFKQILNTETIWRRRCMEEFGMREDLRKMEVGGVSSRDLYVKLLHPYRHILGLWQPDIGPYGGLLNVVVDGLFIIGWMYLPPHDPRVEDPMRRRPLFRIHMWESKKATVECMYGHKGPHKGDIQTVKKDEFSTKCNQTDHHRMPGGRQEEFRTWLEEEWGRTLEDIFHEHMQELILMKFIYTSQYDNCLTYRRIYLPPQLPSDLLQPGLFKGTYGSHGLEIVMLSFHGATARATKLTGDPNVPAGQLTLDVDLSRPVVLPDLERQRSIEELSRLVLGVHEEVQREAQQQAKGTSTAPEGAAEGACGGDSGAEGVEAGSGVCSESCQPGPSSSSSPPDAQPFILPLGVMARNEVYPRTCRKCFYGTGLIAGHGFTSPERTPGLFVLFDEDRFGFIWLELKSFSLYSRLTDHLAHAHAPNMERFEAMLRNMQSWTS; from the exons ATGGCTGTGTGTGCCAGGCTCTGCGGAGTGGGTCAGTCGCGGAGGTGCCGGCGGCGACAGCGACAAAACCAAGAGGATCAGGGCAGCGATTCCGACatggacgaggaggaagaggagcggatCGTGGGCCAGAAGCAAGCGGACGTCGGCGGCGCAGGCCCGGGCAGCACCGTCGCCACTGCAGGGCCGAGTGACGCTTCTCCGGAGTACGGCAGCGCTAATGCCAACAAACTCGGGTTTCTGGATCGTGCAAACACTGGACCTCCAAATCCACAGTCCTTATTGGACTTGCCCCCGGAGCTTTTGGTGGAAATATTCTCCCTACTGCCCGGCACGGCGCTGCCAAATGTCGCCCTCGTCTGCAAGAAATTCAAGCAAATCCTCAACACGGAAACCATTTGGAGAAGGCGATGCATGGAGG AGTTTGGCATGAGGGAGGATCTGCGGAAGATGGAAGTGGGAGGCGTATCCAGCCGGGACCTCTATGTAAAAC TGCTTCACCCATACAGACATATCTTGGGCCTGTGGCAGCCTGACATTGGCCCCTATGGCGGGCTGCTCAATGTTGTG gtgGATGGGCTATTCATCATTGGCTGGATGTACTTGCCGCCTCACGACCCTCGTGTGGAGGATCCCATGAGAAGACGGCCACTCTTCCGCATCCACATGTGGGAGAGCAAGAAGGCCACTGTGGAGTGCATGTACGGACACAAGGGCCCTCACAAAGGAGACATACAG ACTGTGAAGAAGGATGAATTCTCAACCAAATGTAACCAGACTGATCATCACCGCATGCCAGGAGGCAGGCAGGAG gagttTAGGACATGGTTGGAAGAAGAATGGGGGCGGACGCTGGAGGACATCTTCCATGAGCACATGCAGGAGCTCATCCTCATGAAGTTCATTTATACTAGCCAATATga TAACTGCTTGACATACCGGCGGATCTACCTGCCTCCTCAGCTGCCCTCCGACTTGCTGCAGCCCGGCCTCTTCAAGGGCACCTATGGGAGCCACGGCCTGGAGATTGTTATGCTCAGTTTCCATGGAGCAACCGCGAGGGCCACTAAGCTCACA GGAGACCCCAACGTTCCTGCAGGGCAGCTAACACTGGATGTGGACCTGAGCCGGCCTGTGGTCCTTCCAGACTTGGAGCGCCAGCGCAGCATAGAGGAGCTGTCCCGTCTGGTACTGGGGGTGCACGAGGAAGTACAGAGGGAGGCGCAGCAACAGGCCAAGGGCACTTCCACCGCCCCCGAAGGTGCAGCAGAGGGGGCCTGTGGTGGCGACAGTGGAGCGGAGGGGGTAGAGGCGGGCTCCGGAGTCTGTTCAGAGAGCTGCCAGCCCGGCcccagtagcagcagcagcccccctGATGCCCAGCCCTTCATCCTGCCCCTAGGGGTTATGGCCCGCAACGAGGTCTACCCTCGCACCTGCAGGAAGTG CTTCTATGGGACGGGCCTGATTGCTGGGCACGGCTTCACAAGCCCAGAGCGCACCCCGGGGCTGTTTGTGCTGTTTGATGAGGACCGTTTTGGCTTCATCTGGCTGGAGTTGAAGTCTTTCAGCTTATACAGCCGGCTGACGGACCACCTGGCCCACGCTCACGCCCCGAACATGGAGCGCTTTGAGGCCATGCTGCGCAACATGCAGTCCTGGACATCCTGA